The genomic segment GTCGACGAGCAAGCCGCGAGGAGAGGAAAAATAAAAAGGTTTGCCACCGCCTTTGGCCACCGCTTTTAGCGGGGCAGGCGGGGTGCCGCCACAGGCGGCAAAAGGATGTACTAATCATGTCAGACGAAGAACTAAAAAAAGAAATAGAATCAATAGCCGGTCAGCTGGTTGAGAAATACCATGCGCAAAAAGTAATTTTGTTCGGCTCGGCTGCCAGAGGCGGGTTTGGCCCGGACAGCGATCTGGATTTTTTAATTATCAAACAGGATGTGCCGGCCAATAGGCGGGAGCGGATGCGGGAGGTGCGGCGATTGATCGAGAAGCGTGTCCCAGCGGATTATTTCGTCTACACACGCGAGGAACTGGAAAACCGGCTGCGGCTGGGCGACCCATTCCTGAAGGCCGTCATTGCGGATGGGCGGGTGTTGTATGGCTGACGCCGGTGGAAATTAGAAACTTGACATTCCAAAATGGAATATCAAATTAACAGGATAGAACGGTTATAACCAGGGCCTGCCCTCAGACTTGCCCTGAGCAATGCCGAAGGGAAGGCGAGCGTGCCTCGCGAACGAATGGGTTGGAAAGGTTATGACCTAAGTTAGGAAGTCTGTAACTGCGGTTATCAAGGTTCTGACCAAGGCCGTAAGGATTCTAACCAAGGTTAGGAAGGCTATAACCTAAGTTAGCAAGGTTGTAACCAAGGTTAGGAAGGTTATTACCTAAGCCGGAAAGGTTATTACCGAGGACAGAAGGGTTCTTACCTTGGTTAGCAAGGTTCTAACCTAGGTCGGAAGGGTTCTAACCTAGGTCGGAAGGGTTCTA from the candidate division TA06 bacterium genome contains:
- a CDS encoding nucleotidyltransferase domain-containing protein, whose translation is MSDEELKKEIESIAGQLVEKYHAQKVILFGSAARGGFGPDSDLDFLIIKQDVPANRRERMREVRRLIEKRVPADYFVYTREELENRLRLGDPFLKAVIADGRVLYG